The Carassius gibelio isolate Cgi1373 ecotype wild population from Czech Republic chromosome B14, carGib1.2-hapl.c, whole genome shotgun sequence genome has a segment encoding these proteins:
- the LOC127971114 gene encoding lysozyme g isoform X1 gives MDFSKGLQTMLTMYFLACVYGDIMKIDTTGASEVTAKQDKLTVKGVEASKKLAEHDLARMEKYKSKIIKVGTAKQMDPAVIAAIISRESRAGAALKDGWGDHGNGFGLMQVDKRYHKLVGTWDSEEHLTQGTEILIGYINDVRAKFPQWTKEQCFKGGISAYNAGVKNVRTYERMDVGTTGGDYSNDVVARAQWFKSKGY, from the exons ATGG aCTTTTCTAAAGGCCTTCAGACGATGCTTACCATGTATTTTCTAGCATGCGTTTATGGAGACATCATGAAAATAGACACCACCGGTGCATCAGAGGTGACAGCAAAACAGGACAAATTAACAGTAAAAG GTGTTGAGGCTTCCAAAAAACTGGCTGAGCATGATCTGGCCCGAATGGAGAAGTACAAGAGTAAGATCATCAAAGTTGGCACAGCAAAGCAGATGGACCCAGCTGTGATTGCTGCCATCATATCCAGAGAGTCCAGAGCCGGAGCTGCTCTAAAGGACGGATGGGGCGATCATGGCAATGGCTTTGGCCTCATGCAG GTTGACAAACGCTACCACAAGCTGGTAGGTACATGGGACAGTGAGGAACATCTCACACAAGGGACTGAGATACTCATTGGCTATATTAATGACGTCAGAGCAAAGTTTCCCCAGTGGACAAAAGAGCAATGCTTTAAAG GGGGAATATCAGCCTACAACGCTGGAGTGAAGAACGTCCGTACGTATGAACGCATGGACGTGGGCACCACCGGCGGTGATTACTCCAATGATGTTGTTGCCAGAGCCCAGTGGTTTAAAAGCAAGGGTTACTGA
- the LOC127971114 gene encoding lysozyme g isoform X2 has translation MACVYGDIMKIDTTGASEVTAKQDKLTVKGVEASKKLAEHDLARMEKYKSKIIKVGTAKQMDPAVIAAIISRESRAGAALKDGWGDHGNGFGLMQVDKRYHKLVGTWDSEEHLTQGTEILIGYINDVRAKFPQWTKEQCFKGGISAYNAGVKNVRTYERMDVGTTGGDYSNDVVARAQWFKSKGY, from the exons ATGG CATGCGTTTATGGAGACATCATGAAAATAGACACCACCGGTGCATCAGAGGTGACAGCAAAACAGGACAAATTAACAGTAAAAG GTGTTGAGGCTTCCAAAAAACTGGCTGAGCATGATCTGGCCCGAATGGAGAAGTACAAGAGTAAGATCATCAAAGTTGGCACAGCAAAGCAGATGGACCCAGCTGTGATTGCTGCCATCATATCCAGAGAGTCCAGAGCCGGAGCTGCTCTAAAGGACGGATGGGGCGATCATGGCAATGGCTTTGGCCTCATGCAG GTTGACAAACGCTACCACAAGCTGGTAGGTACATGGGACAGTGAGGAACATCTCACACAAGGGACTGAGATACTCATTGGCTATATTAATGACGTCAGAGCAAAGTTTCCCCAGTGGACAAAAGAGCAATGCTTTAAAG GGGGAATATCAGCCTACAACGCTGGAGTGAAGAACGTCCGTACGTATGAACGCATGGACGTGGGCACCACCGGCGGTGATTACTCCAATGATGTTGTTGCCAGAGCCCAGTGGTTTAAAAGCAAGGGTTACTGA
- the LOC127971120 gene encoding lysozyme g: MAYIYGDILKIDTTGASEVTAKQDKLTIKGVEASKKLAEHDLARMEKYKSMITKVGKAKKIDPAVIAAIISRETRAGALLKNGWEPKGNGFGLMQVDQRYHSLTGTWDSEQHVTQATEILIGFIKKIKVNFPDWTQEQCFKGGIAAYNKGPERVTSYENIDAKTPGLDYSNDVVARAQWFRSKGY; this comes from the exons ATGG cATACATTTATGGAGACATCCTGAAAATAGACACCACCGGCGCATCAGAGGTGACAGCAAAACAGGACAAATTAACCATTAAGG GGGTTGAAGCCTCTAAAAAACTGGCTGAGCACGATCTTGCCCGGATGGAGAAATACAAGAGTATGATCACTAAAGTTGGCAAAGCAAAGAAGATAGATCCGGCTGTGATTGCTGCCATCATATCCAGAGAGACCAGAGCTGGAGCCCTCCTGAAGAATGGATGGGAACCCAAAGGCAATGGCTTTGGCCTCATGCAG gttgaCCAACGTTACCACTCTCTAACTGGTACATGGGACAGTGAGCAACATGTCACACAAGCTACAGAGATACTCATTggcttcataaaaaaaattaaagtaaattttcCCGATTGGACACAAGAGCAATGCTTTAAAG GGGGAATAGCGGCCTATAACAAAGGTCCGGAGAGAGTCACTTCGTATGAGAATATCGATGCCAAAACCCCAGGACTAGACTACTCCAATGATGTTGTTGCCAGAGCCCAATGGTTCAGAAGCAAGGGTTACTGA